AGCCCTGATTAACTACAGCAAGACCCGCGCTAGGCTGGCTAGTAACGCTTAAAAATTCCCAATCTCATGTATATCAAGAGGTGGAAGGTGGAGGGATATGGAGTACGTGTACGCGTCACTGCTCCTTCACGCTGCCGGTAAAGAGATAAGTGAGGAGGGCATACGGAGGATCCTAGACGCTGCCGGGATTAAAGCGGATGAAGTGCGTGTTAAGATGTTAGTTGCGGCACTTAAGGAGATAAACATAGATGAGGTGTTGAGGCAGGCGACGGCTACGCCTGCAGTGGTGACTACTCCAGTAGTGGCCCCGACGCCGGCGACGACCCAAGCTCAGCAGCCCGCCCCAGCTAAGGAGGAGGCCGAGGAGGAGAAGAAAGAGGTAAGTGAAGAGGAGATAGCTGAAGGAATTTCATCGCTATTTGGCTAGAAGGTTTATAGCTTATTCCTGAAACTTTGATAATTATTATGTAACTATATTTAATATTCAATTTATAGTTATTAACCTTGGAGTGCATAGTAAGTGAGGTGTGAGGTCGTATGCGTGGAAACGCGATAAGCAAGAGGGATGCAGTAATCCTGCGTGAGCTAGCCACAAACGCGAGAACGCCAATAACTAGGATAGCTAAGATTCTCTCAATATCTGATGTCGCTGTGAAGAGGAGAATAGTTAAGCTGGAGGAGAGCGGCATTATAAAGAAGTATACGATAGTGCCTAATAACAAGAAGCTCGGTTATGATATAGTGGCTTTAATAGGGGTTAACACAAACCCTGATAAGGTTCTTGACGTGCTCCAGTCTCTTAAAGACAAAGACAATGTAACTTACATGGCGTTAACGTCCGGGGATCACGATCTCTTAGTTGAAGTGTGGGCTAAGGATTCGGAGGAATTGGCTAGGGAGATCGAGGATTTACGGAAGCTACCCGGCGTTACCAGTGTTTATCCATCAATACTCCTTGACGTTGTTAAGGAGAGGGAGCCGATACCGCAGAAATTCTTTAAGTCAGTGATCGAGGAAGGCTCTTAGAAGAGAGCCTCTCCGGTGTCTGCTACGAGGGTTGAGTTGATAGGGTTCGACAGCCTGGGCATAAGATCGATGGCTACCTTCTTGGAGACTTCAGACATAGCCCTCTTCATCGATCCAGCAGTGTCCATAGCTCCGATGAGGTATGGATTGCCCCCGCATGAAGTTGAGTTAAAGAGGTTGGAGGAGGTAGCAACCAGGATCGCTACGAGGGCTTACGAATCTGAGGTCATTGTGATCACACATTACCACTACGACCACCACGATCTCGGGGAGCTGGTCCCTATCGATATATATAAAGGTAAAACATTGTTAATTAAAGATCCAAAGAACAACATAAATTTATCTCAGCGCGTCAGAGCCTCCAAGTTTCTTAAGCGTGTCGCAGGCCTCCCAAAGGAGGTAAAAGTCGCTGACTCCAGCATCAGCACCTACGGGGGGACACGCCTCCTAATCTCGAGACCTACACCCCATGGCCCTAGCCCTAGGTTAGGCTACGTCGTCCAGGTATTTGTCGAAGACGCGGAAGGTTCAGTCCTTCACACCTCCGACGTTGAGGGTCCCGTTAACGACGATGCCCTGTCCTTCATGGTCGAGAACCCAGCGGATTTGATTATAGTCGACGGCCCTCCCACCTACCTTTTTGGGCTCAAGAGGGATGTAAGTGACCCCAATACAGCGATACTTAAGCTGTCCACCTACCTATCTCATAACGCACCTGAGTTTCTTGTGTTGGATCATCACATGCTCAGGGATTTGAACTACGGCGAGTTCTTCAGGAGGTTGTCCCCTCACTTGAGGGGCACTAAGTTATTGACTGCGGCTGAATTCATGGGCAGGGAACCCGAATTGCTTGAGGCCGGAAGGAAGGATCTTTATGGTGTCTGAGAGGTCTCTATATAACCCGCTCGAACTCTCAAAAAGCGTTGAACCTCTGGTCACTAGAGTTGTTAGGGGTCTGGTGGAGAGGAGGTACTTTAGGTTTAGGGGTGGCAGATGGTATGGAGGTACTGCTTCGGCCGATGTTATAGGATGTAATCTGAGGTGCAGATTCTGCTGGTCTTGGTATTTTAGGGATAGGTATGATCTGGGATTCTTTCTGAATCCTAACGAAGTCTTCGAAAGGTTGACTGATATAGCTTCAAAGAGG
This window of the Zestosphaera sp. genome carries:
- the rpl12p gene encoding 50S ribosomal protein P1 → MEYVYASLLLHAAGKEISEEGIRRILDAAGIKADEVRVKMLVAALKEINIDEVLRQATATPAVVTTPVVAPTPATTQAQQPAPAKEEAEEEKKEVSEEEIAEGISSLFG
- a CDS encoding Lrp/AsnC family transcriptional regulator; the protein is MRGNAISKRDAVILRELATNARTPITRIAKILSISDVAVKRRIVKLEESGIIKKYTIVPNNKKLGYDIVALIGVNTNPDKVLDVLQSLKDKDNVTYMALTSGDHDLLVEVWAKDSEELAREIEDLRKLPGVTSVYPSILLDVVKEREPIPQKFFKSVIEEGS